The Anaerobacillus alkaliphilus genome contains a region encoding:
- the vrrA gene encoding VrrA/YqfQ family protein — protein sequence MFPMPTPQMPPVSPGASMLTRGMLQGGASQLSNLPLQQGVMGQSGGLLSKLFGGAQAGGGGFTNILGMLQNAQKAIGVFQQVSPMVQQYAPFVKSLPSLISMMRNTGGSEDNELEPTESIAIEDDDNEKESYNEVKVRKKKKKKSSNNIKIKEKPVQKSTKKNTRTQSKQRDKNSNQPTKSTGSIPAPKLYI from the coding sequence ATGTTTCCAATGCCAACGCCGCAAATGCCACCAGTATCTCCTGGAGCCTCTATGCTAACTAGAGGTATGCTTCAAGGTGGTGCAAGCCAGTTAAGCAATTTGCCTCTTCAACAAGGGGTTATGGGTCAATCCGGTGGGTTATTGTCAAAACTTTTTGGTGGTGCACAAGCTGGTGGAGGAGGATTTACAAATATTTTAGGTATGTTGCAAAATGCACAAAAAGCAATTGGTGTTTTTCAACAAGTAAGTCCAATGGTTCAGCAATACGCACCATTTGTGAAATCATTACCTTCACTAATTAGTATGATGAGAAACACTGGGGGTTCTGAAGATAACGAATTAGAACCTACTGAAAGCATAGCAATTGAAGATGATGACAATGAAAAAGAAAGTTACAATGAGGTAAAAGTACGTAAGAAGAAAAAAAAGAAATCATCGAACAACATTAAAATAAAAGAAAAACCTGTTCAAAAAAGTACAAAGAAAAACACAAGGACTCAATCGAAACAACGTGATAAAAATTCTAACCAGCCTACGAAGTCTACAGGGTCTATTCCTGCACCAAAATTATATATTTAA
- a CDS encoding DEAD/DEAH box helicase: protein MSTKSNFERFQLKPFIIEALTEQRFFMPTEIQERLIPAIISGKDVIGQSQTGSGKTLAFLIPIVERIDVTKEEVQAVITAPTRELAGQIFAELEKILKNANGEVSAKLIVGGTDRLREIGRLKTQPQIVVGTPGRIYDMVEEQALKVYTTEMLVVDEADQMLDMGFIEEVDKIASRMGEVLQMLVFSATIPEKLQPFLKKYMNNPRHVQVDPHQTTAERIEHFLLPARHRDRLKLVVDVAKKYNPYFAIIFANTKEQVDEVADAMLQAGLNVERIHGGLLPRQRKQVMKEVNAGKVQYLVASDLAARGIDIKGVTHIINYELPKNDLDWYVHRVGRSARAGESGIALSIYEEKDEASIQKLTDRKIRFTYVDLKNGEWVELENKVRRHVRKTTLVTPTGTKKGTVLANTGGKAKAKPKKVKPSYKKRARWAQEKIDQKARRKNKK from the coding sequence ATGAGCACTAAATCAAATTTTGAAAGATTTCAGTTAAAGCCATTTATTATTGAGGCCTTAACTGAGCAACGCTTCTTTATGCCAACGGAAATACAAGAAAGATTAATTCCAGCAATTATTTCTGGTAAAGATGTCATTGGACAATCACAAACTGGTTCTGGAAAAACATTGGCATTTTTAATTCCGATTGTTGAGCGTATTGATGTGACAAAAGAAGAAGTACAAGCTGTTATTACAGCACCGACAAGGGAATTGGCTGGACAAATTTTTGCTGAATTAGAAAAAATTCTCAAGAATGCAAATGGTGAGGTGTCAGCGAAGCTTATTGTCGGTGGTACTGACAGGTTACGTGAAATTGGAAGACTAAAAACGCAACCGCAAATAGTAGTTGGTACACCAGGCAGAATTTATGACATGGTTGAAGAGCAGGCGTTAAAAGTCTATACAACTGAAATGTTAGTCGTCGATGAGGCAGATCAAATGCTTGATATGGGTTTCATTGAAGAAGTAGATAAAATTGCTTCAAGAATGGGCGAAGTTTTACAAATGTTAGTTTTTTCTGCTACTATTCCAGAAAAACTACAGCCATTCTTAAAAAAATATATGAATAATCCACGTCATGTACAAGTAGATCCTCATCAAACAACAGCTGAGAGAATAGAGCATTTTTTATTACCTGCAAGGCACAGAGATAGACTAAAACTAGTGGTCGATGTAGCTAAGAAGTATAACCCATATTTTGCGATTATCTTTGCCAACACAAAAGAACAAGTTGATGAAGTTGCCGATGCAATGCTTCAAGCAGGCCTTAATGTCGAAAGGATCCATGGCGGGTTACTACCAAGGCAAAGAAAGCAAGTGATGAAAGAAGTTAATGCTGGGAAAGTTCAGTACTTAGTTGCTTCTGATTTAGCTGCTCGCGGAATTGATATCAAAGGTGTTACTCACATTATTAATTATGAGCTACCTAAAAATGATTTGGATTGGTATGTACACCGTGTAGGTAGATCTGCTCGAGCTGGCGAATCAGGGATTGCTTTATCTATTTACGAAGAGAAGGATGAAGCATCAATTCAAAAATTAACAGATCGAAAAATTCGTTTTACTTATGTGGATCTAAAAAATGGTGAATGGGTAGAATTAGAAAACAAAGTTAGACGCCATGTTAGAAAAACTACACTTGTAACCCCTACTGGTACAAAAAAAGGTACAGTTTTAGCCAATACAGGTGGAAAAGCGAAGGCTAAACCGAAAAAAGTGAAGCCGTCATATAAGAAAAGAGCTAGATGGGCTCAAGAAAAAATTGACCAGAAAGCTAGAAGAAAAAATAAGAAATAG
- a CDS encoding deoxyribonuclease IV, with product MKLGSHVSMSGKKMFLSSVEEALSYGANTFMIYTGAPQNTRRKPIEELNIPAGLAHMLEHGVEDVIVHAPYIINIGNSQKPETFELGVNFLRSEIARTHELGAKQIVLHPGAHVNAGADVGIKKIIEGLNEVLEKDQEVQIALETMAGKGSECGRSFEELAEIISGVHFNDKLSICLDTCHVHDAGYNIVEDFDGVLNEFDKIIGIDRLKVLHINDSKNERGAKKDRHENIGFGHIGFDALCYIVHHPQLVNVPKILETPFVGEDKKDTKPPYKHEIAMLRSKTFDPELHLKIMA from the coding sequence ATGAAATTAGGTTCACACGTATCCATGAGCGGTAAAAAAATGTTCCTTTCTTCCGTAGAGGAAGCACTTTCATATGGGGCTAACACGTTTATGATTTACACAGGTGCTCCTCAGAACACAAGGAGAAAGCCAATTGAAGAGTTAAATATACCTGCAGGTCTAGCACATATGCTTGAGCATGGGGTTGAAGATGTGATTGTTCATGCACCTTATATCATTAACATTGGAAATTCACAAAAACCAGAAACATTTGAACTGGGTGTAAATTTCTTACGCTCAGAAATTGCCCGGACGCATGAGCTTGGTGCAAAACAAATTGTCTTACATCCTGGTGCGCATGTGAATGCCGGTGCTGATGTTGGAATTAAAAAAATCATTGAAGGTCTAAACGAAGTTTTAGAAAAAGATCAAGAAGTACAAATTGCATTAGAAACAATGGCGGGGAAAGGGTCTGAATGTGGTAGAAGTTTTGAGGAACTTGCTGAAATTATTAGCGGGGTTCACTTCAATGATAAACTATCAATTTGCTTGGATACTTGTCACGTTCATGATGCTGGTTATAATATTGTTGAAGATTTTGATGGTGTACTAAATGAATTTGATAAAATTATTGGAATTGATCGTTTAAAAGTCCTTCACATAAATGATAGTAAGAATGAACGTGGAGCAAAAAAAGATCGTCATGAGAATATCGGCTTTGGTCATATTGGCTTCGACGCATTATGTTACATTGTTCATCATCCACAACTAGTCAATGTACCGAAAATTTTAGAAACACCGTTCGTTGGAGAAGACAAAAAAGATACGAAACCACCATATAAACATGAAATTGCCATGTTACGAAGTAAAACATTTGACCCAGAATTACACCTGAAAATAATGGCATAA
- a CDS encoding DUF2624 family protein: MNPFIIQMVNHKLNTIKKDELIQLARQYQFTITDNQAQKIIAILRSENIDVTNLGQRERILAKIKQQVDAKTEKQMNEMLKQYDKYL; the protein is encoded by the coding sequence ATGAACCCTTTTATCATACAAATGGTAAATCACAAGCTTAATACTATAAAAAAAGATGAACTCATCCAATTAGCAAGGCAATATCAATTTACTATTACTGATAATCAAGCACAAAAAATCATTGCTATCCTACGATCTGAAAACATTGATGTTACAAACCTAGGGCAAAGAGAAAGAATATTAGCGAAAATTAAACAACAGGTAGACGCCAAGACCGAAAAGCAAATGAATGAAATGTTAAAGCAATATGATAAGTACTTATAA
- a CDS encoding metal ABC transporter ATP-binding protein, which yields MAANHPEIKVESLSVNYDGHHALKNINFSFQSGQLVGIIGPNGAGKSTLIKAILGLEKHIGEIEIFGKTIKEMRKKISYVPQRSAIDFDFPVLVEDVVLMGRYSFIPWYKRASLKDKEIAKEALEKVGMTEFAKRQIGQLSGGQQQRVFIARALTQQADIFFLDEPFVGIDATSEEIIVKLLRQLQRDGKTIFVVHHDLSKVEKYFDQLLLLNQELIGAGKVADIYKPELLSAAYKGSITMFGNKDNVMVVSN from the coding sequence ATGGCTGCTAATCATCCTGAAATTAAAGTTGAGAGTCTCTCGGTTAACTACGATGGACATCACGCACTAAAAAATATAAATTTCAGCTTTCAGAGTGGTCAGCTAGTTGGAATAATTGGCCCTAATGGTGCTGGAAAATCGACTCTAATAAAAGCGATACTTGGGTTAGAGAAACATATTGGTGAAATTGAGATTTTCGGCAAAACGATTAAAGAGATGAGAAAGAAAATATCATATGTCCCACAACGGAGTGCAATTGATTTTGATTTTCCTGTTTTGGTAGAAGATGTTGTACTTATGGGAAGATATTCATTTATTCCTTGGTACAAAAGAGCTAGTCTAAAAGATAAAGAGATAGCAAAAGAAGCTCTTGAGAAGGTTGGTATGACTGAATTTGCAAAACGACAGATAGGTCAACTTTCAGGTGGTCAGCAACAACGTGTTTTTATCGCAAGAGCATTAACGCAACAAGCAGACATTTTTTTCTTAGATGAACCTTTCGTAGGAATAGATGCTACATCAGAGGAAATCATTGTTAAGCTTTTACGACAACTTCAGCGTGATGGGAAAACAATTTTTGTTGTACATCATGATTTAAGTAAAGTAGAGAAATATTTCGATCAGCTTTTACTCTTAAATCAGGAGCTAATCGGAGCAGGAAAAGTTGCAGATATCTATAAACCTGAATTACTTTCTGCTGCTTATAAAGGAAGTATTACAATGTTTGGGAATAAGGATAACGTGATGGTGGTGAGCAATTAA
- a CDS encoding metal ABC transporter permease has product MQEIMSFIDQVSRYQYLQNALIAAILVGLICGIIGCFIILRGMALMGDAISHAVLPGVVIAYMLGASFFVGAVITGVLTALGIGYISQNSRIKDDSAIGIMFTAMFAFGVVLNSSLRGTSVDLWHILFGNVLAVSRADLWVTFGMSIFVVLMVILFYRPLLLSTFDPTMAKATGLPVKFIHYMLMLLLSLVTVVSLQAVGIILVVAMLITPGATAYLLSDRLSVMLVLSAFFGIFSGVVGLFFSVIFDVSSGSTIVLIASLLFGLAFFFSPKQGVVWKLLRSKLQQNS; this is encoded by the coding sequence ATGCAAGAGATAATGAGTTTTATCGATCAGGTATCTAGATATCAATATTTACAGAATGCTTTAATTGCAGCTATACTGGTTGGCCTTATTTGTGGTATTATTGGCTGTTTTATTATTTTAAGGGGAATGGCTTTAATGGGTGATGCAATTTCCCATGCTGTGTTACCAGGAGTTGTTATTGCGTATATGCTTGGAGCTAGTTTTTTTGTTGGTGCAGTAATCACTGGGGTATTAACGGCATTGGGGATTGGCTATATTTCTCAAAATAGTAGAATAAAAGATGACTCTGCCATAGGAATCATGTTTACAGCTATGTTTGCTTTTGGTGTAGTTTTAAACTCTTCGTTAAGAGGAACGAGCGTAGACCTATGGCATATCCTATTCGGTAATGTCTTAGCGGTATCTAGAGCAGATTTATGGGTAACATTTGGAATGAGTATATTTGTTGTTTTAATGGTTATTCTGTTCTATCGACCATTGTTGCTAAGTACGTTTGATCCTACGATGGCTAAAGCAACTGGGTTACCTGTAAAGTTTATTCACTATATGTTAATGCTTCTTTTATCCTTAGTTACAGTTGTTTCTTTACAGGCAGTAGGAATTATCCTCGTGGTTGCAATGTTAATAACCCCGGGGGCAACGGCCTACTTATTATCAGATAGGCTTTCTGTCATGCTTGTTCTCTCTGCCTTTTTTGGTATCTTTTCAGGAGTTGTGGGGTTATTCTTCTCAGTCATATTTGATGTAAGTTCTGGGTCGACAATTGTTTTAATAGCTTCATTGCTTTTTGGTTTAGCGTTTTTCTTTTCACCAAAACAAGGTGTCGTTTGGAAGTTATTACGATCAAAGCTTCAACAAAATTCATAA
- a CDS encoding RNA degradosome polyphosphate kinase has protein sequence MIENSSPLTNEIDLNNPIYYNNRELSWIRFNERVLEEAIDERNPLLERLKFLAIFSSNLDEFFMVRVAGLKDQVKAGFNKPENKAGLTPREQLERISALNHRIVSLQDRLYTETLVPMLYQEGFQFLAIEQCNNEQLKFLQDRFDTYILPVLTPMAIDAYRPFPMLLNKSINLAVLLKKPNQKKEKLAIVQVPGVLTRFIPIPPANEQKQFILLEDIISHFIYKLFKGYDVLSVSPFRITRNADLTIHEEGARDLLREIEKELKKRKWGSAVRLEMQSGKMSEKVLPFLLDVLELKEKDVYSFNGPLDLTFLYKFYAYVGAEHDYLVNETLVPQPPEDLASDENIFEAILKRDIFLHHPYESFQPIIDFIATAAEDPNVLAIKQTLYRVSGDSPIINALARAAENGKQVTVLVELKARFDEENNIQWAKKLEKSGVHVIYGITGLKTHSKIILIVRHDQGHIQRFVHLGTGNYNDTTAKLYTDMGLLTCDEKFGIDATNFFNYLSGFSEKPAWNYLSTAPFEIRESLLHLIDEEIACHKQKGNGKIIAKMNSLTDKPIIMKLYEASQAGVSIDLIIRGICCLRPGIPGVSENISVRSIVDRFLEHSRVFYFHHGGKNSTYLSSADWMTRNMEKRVEILFPINEDRLKKRIKDILEITIRDNVKARQQDKDGTYKYIKKGVHDLEIQSQLIFYRLAAKYFEDN, from the coding sequence ATGATCGAAAATTCAAGTCCTCTTACTAATGAGATCGATTTGAATAATCCTATTTATTATAATAACCGCGAACTCAGTTGGATCCGCTTTAATGAAAGGGTTTTAGAAGAAGCAATAGATGAGCGAAATCCCTTATTAGAACGGTTAAAGTTTTTGGCTATCTTTAGTTCTAACCTAGATGAATTTTTTATGGTACGGGTGGCAGGATTAAAGGATCAGGTAAAAGCAGGTTTTAATAAACCTGAGAACAAAGCTGGGTTAACCCCTCGTGAACAACTTGAAAGAATTTCTGCTCTAAATCACCGAATTGTATCATTACAAGATCGACTCTATACAGAAACTCTTGTTCCAATGTTATATCAAGAAGGGTTTCAATTTCTAGCCATCGAGCAATGTAATAATGAACAATTAAAATTTCTTCAGGATCGATTTGATACGTATATATTACCTGTGTTAACACCAATGGCAATTGATGCATACCGCCCTTTCCCAATGCTCCTAAATAAGAGTATAAACCTAGCTGTATTATTAAAAAAGCCTAATCAAAAAAAAGAAAAATTGGCGATTGTCCAGGTTCCAGGTGTACTAACCCGATTTATTCCTATCCCACCTGCAAACGAGCAAAAACAATTTATTTTGCTTGAAGATATCATTAGTCATTTTATTTATAAGCTTTTTAAGGGATATGATGTTCTCTCTGTATCCCCATTTAGAATTACAAGAAATGCTGATTTAACCATACACGAGGAAGGCGCTAGAGACTTATTAAGAGAAATTGAAAAAGAATTAAAAAAACGGAAATGGGGATCCGCCGTTCGTCTAGAAATGCAAAGTGGAAAAATGTCTGAGAAGGTTTTACCATTTTTGTTGGACGTCTTAGAATTAAAGGAAAAGGATGTCTACTCTTTTAATGGCCCCCTCGACCTAACTTTCTTATATAAATTTTATGCTTATGTCGGGGCAGAGCATGATTATTTAGTAAACGAGACTCTAGTTCCTCAACCGCCAGAAGATTTAGCAAGTGATGAGAATATTTTTGAAGCCATCTTAAAGAGAGATATTTTTTTACATCATCCTTATGAGTCATTTCAGCCAATCATTGATTTTATTGCGACGGCTGCAGAAGATCCTAATGTGTTGGCTATTAAACAAACTCTATATCGTGTCAGTGGAGACTCCCCCATCATTAATGCCTTAGCAAGAGCAGCTGAAAACGGAAAACAAGTCACTGTACTTGTTGAGCTGAAAGCTCGTTTCGATGAGGAAAATAACATTCAATGGGCAAAGAAATTAGAGAAGTCTGGAGTACATGTCATTTATGGCATTACCGGATTAAAAACACATAGTAAAATTATACTAATCGTTAGACACGATCAAGGTCATATTCAACGTTTTGTTCATTTAGGGACTGGTAACTATAATGATACAACTGCAAAGCTCTATACTGATATGGGTCTGCTGACTTGTGATGAAAAATTTGGGATAGATGCAACCAATTTCTTTAATTATTTAAGTGGCTTTAGTGAAAAACCTGCTTGGAACTACTTATCTACAGCTCCCTTTGAAATTAGAGAATCACTCTTACACTTAATTGATGAAGAAATTGCTTGTCACAAACAAAAAGGAAACGGAAAGATCATCGCAAAAATGAATTCTCTAACGGATAAACCAATAATTATGAAGCTTTATGAAGCAAGTCAAGCTGGGGTCAGTATCGACTTAATTATTAGAGGGATATGTTGCTTAAGGCCTGGTATACCTGGAGTTAGTGAAAATATTTCTGTCCGAAGTATTGTTGATCGTTTCCTTGAACATAGTCGTGTCTTTTACTTTCACCATGGTGGAAAGAATTCTACTTACCTATCTTCTGCTGACTGGATGACAAGGAATATGGAAAAGAGAGTGGAAATTCTTTTTCCAATAAACGAAGATAGACTAAAGAAAAGAATTAAAGATATTTTGGAGATTACAATTAGAGACAACGTAAAAGCAAGACAACAAGATAAAGACGGAACATATAAATATATAAAAAAAGGGGTCCATGACTTAGAAATTCAAAGTCAATTAATCTTTTACCGCTTGGCCGCCAAATATTTCGAAGACAATTGA
- the ppx gene encoding exopolyphosphatase, whose amino-acid sequence MTQEQSIALIDIGSNSIRLVIFQLDGVGYYKEIQNLKVVARLSSHITEDGELSDKGVSVLLNTLKQFQEITRTYNLSIIKCVATAAIRQAKNQQAILKKIAEQTDFSIRVLSEYEEAYFGFLAVTNSTSINDGITIDIGGGSTEVTLFKNRKLLHYHSFPFGAISLKQKFIQNEIPTKEELENLRGYLKTQFETLHWLKQLDLPLVGIGGSARNLSLIHQRSKNYPLSGLHQYEMDFENLKEIINTLGKLSLKERQFVEGLSKDRADIIIPAAEAIIMLMEVTSSKSFIMSNKGLRDGLFYDELFNQNNITQFPNVAEESIYQLTRNYEINIQHVKYISKIATNLFDDMTQLFNHLTKEDLRLLHLSCRVLYIGEFISHEASSQHTFYLLTNLSIDGITHIERLKIALIASFKSKATLQNYLKPYTDWFQRDEIDTIELLGAILKFSYGLNRTKREVFTSVHITEKSNEMMELKLHHNQDAYFEISQAKKYKKHLEKVVKRRIELLFCKN is encoded by the coding sequence ATGACACAAGAACAGTCAATCGCACTCATTGATATAGGCTCTAATTCAATACGTCTCGTGATTTTTCAATTAGACGGGGTAGGCTACTATAAGGAAATACAGAATTTAAAAGTAGTAGCACGGTTAAGTAGCCATATTACTGAGGACGGAGAACTTTCAGATAAAGGAGTAAGTGTCTTACTCAACACATTAAAGCAATTCCAAGAGATTACTCGTACATATAATCTTTCAATTATAAAGTGTGTGGCCACAGCAGCTATCAGGCAGGCCAAAAATCAACAAGCAATACTAAAAAAAATCGCTGAACAAACTGATTTTTCAATTCGCGTGTTATCAGAATATGAGGAAGCCTATTTTGGCTTTTTAGCCGTAACAAATTCCACGAGTATTAACGATGGGATAACAATTGACATCGGTGGAGGCAGTACAGAGGTAACTTTATTTAAAAATAGAAAGTTACTGCACTATCATAGCTTTCCATTCGGAGCCATTTCTTTAAAGCAAAAGTTTATTCAAAATGAAATCCCAACAAAAGAAGAATTAGAGAACCTTAGAGGATACTTAAAAACACAATTTGAAACCTTACATTGGCTTAAGCAACTCGATCTTCCACTAGTGGGTATTGGTGGTAGTGCGAGAAATCTATCTCTTATCCATCAGAGAAGTAAAAATTATCCGTTATCTGGATTACATCAATATGAAATGGACTTTGAGAATTTAAAAGAGATCATTAATACCTTAGGCAAACTTTCTTTAAAAGAAAGACAGTTTGTAGAGGGTCTCTCTAAAGATAGGGCTGATATTATCATTCCAGCGGCTGAAGCAATTATTATGTTGATGGAGGTTACTAGTTCAAAGAGCTTTATCATGAGTAATAAGGGTTTAAGGGATGGGCTGTTTTATGATGAGCTTTTTAACCAGAATAACATAACGCAATTTCCAAATGTTGCAGAAGAAAGCATATATCAACTGACGAGAAATTACGAGATAAACATTCAACATGTTAAATACATATCCAAAATTGCGACCAACTTATTTGATGACATGACTCAGCTCTTTAACCACTTAACTAAGGAGGATTTACGTCTACTTCATTTAAGCTGTCGAGTTCTTTATATCGGTGAATTTATTAGTCATGAAGCAAGTAGCCAGCATACCTTTTATTTACTAACAAACTTATCAATTGATGGAATTACACATATAGAAAGATTGAAGATTGCTTTAATTGCTTCTTTTAAATCAAAAGCGACCCTGCAAAACTATTTAAAGCCATATACCGACTGGTTTCAAAGAGATGAGATTGACACAATTGAGCTATTAGGTGCAATCCTTAAGTTTTCCTACGGTTTAAATCGAACAAAACGCGAAGTTTTTACTTCAGTTCATATAACAGAAAAATCGAATGAAATGATGGAATTAAAGTTACATCATAATCAAGATGCATATTTCGAAATAAGTCAGGCTAAGAAATATAAAAAACATCTCGAAAAAGTGGTTAAACGGCGAATAGAACTCCTATTTTGTAAAAATTAA
- a CDS encoding metal ABC transporter ATP-binding protein — protein sequence MCSELKNNENVIDIQSLTFKYGTRTVLDNINLQVKKGAFLGLVGPNGSGKSTLLKCILGLLQPSSGNIKLFGKSSHKFKDWDKIGFVSQKANSFNTGFPATVYEVVSMGLFGKVGLFRFLTKQHKEKVKEAIELVGLSEYMKQNIGELSGGQQQRVFIARALVSDPELIILDEPTVGVDIHSVNNFYAMLSQLNQMGITLLLVTHDVSGMTNHVNAVACLNRHLHFHGNTKDFQENHKLSAFHGQEVHLLVHNHSTRGGE from the coding sequence ATGTGTAGTGAGTTAAAAAACAATGAGAATGTCATTGATATACAGTCGTTAACGTTTAAATATGGTACGAGAACCGTATTGGATAATATTAACTTGCAGGTGAAAAAAGGAGCCTTTTTAGGACTAGTTGGACCAAATGGTTCTGGTAAATCTACATTACTTAAATGTATTTTAGGTCTCTTGCAACCCTCTAGTGGAAATATTAAACTTTTTGGTAAGTCAAGTCATAAATTCAAGGATTGGGATAAGATTGGTTTTGTATCTCAAAAAGCAAATAGTTTCAATACGGGATTTCCTGCAACGGTTTATGAAGTGGTTTCAATGGGCTTATTTGGAAAAGTTGGGTTGTTTCGTTTTTTAACAAAACAACATAAGGAGAAAGTAAAGGAAGCGATTGAGTTAGTTGGTCTGTCTGAATACATGAAACAAAACATAGGTGAACTTTCTGGTGGCCAGCAACAGCGGGTGTTTATTGCTAGGGCACTTGTTAGTGACCCTGAGCTAATCATTTTGGATGAACCAACCGTGGGCGTAGATATACATTCAGTGAACAACTTCTATGCAATGCTGAGTCAGTTAAATCAAATGGGGATTACCCTTCTTTTGGTAACTCATGATGTATCTGGGATGACAAATCATGTAAATGCAGTTGCTTGCTTAAATAGACATCTACATTTTCACGGGAATACAAAGGATTTTCAAGAAAATCATAAGTTGTCCGCATTTCATGGGCAAGAAGTTCATTTACTTGTTCATAATCACTCTACTCGCGGAGGTGAGTAG
- a CDS encoding metal ABC transporter permease produces MEFISVFLQYEFLRNAFFTGIMVGFLAPILGVFLVVRRLALIADALSHITLAGIAGSLLLGKHILFFAGLNPLYLGIIFSVGGALLIEKLRTVYKSYQELSIPIILSGGIGLGVVFISLADGFNTDLFNYLFGSVIAVTRSDLWTISFITAVVTVLLIFFYKELFFLSFDEEQAIVSGINKKLVHLVFIIMVALVIASSMRIVGILLVSSLMTLPVAASMRIAKGFKQMFVYSILFGELSVIIGLISAYHLDLAPGGTIVVTAVIILIIAIIWKKFRK; encoded by the coding sequence ATGGAATTTATTTCAGTTTTTTTACAATATGAATTTTTAAGGAACGCCTTCTTTACAGGAATCATGGTTGGATTTCTAGCGCCTATATTAGGTGTGTTCTTAGTTGTTAGGAGATTAGCATTAATTGCCGATGCATTATCGCACATTACCCTCGCAGGAATTGCAGGGAGCCTTCTTCTAGGGAAGCATATCCTATTTTTTGCTGGTCTTAACCCTCTATATCTAGGTATTATTTTTTCAGTAGGGGGGGCTTTACTCATTGAGAAATTAAGAACAGTGTACAAATCCTACCAAGAACTTTCAATCCCTATTATTCTTTCTGGAGGAATTGGGTTGGGCGTAGTGTTTATATCGTTAGCAGACGGTTTTAATACTGACCTTTTTAACTACTTATTCGGAAGTGTCATTGCTGTTACAAGATCAGACCTCTGGACAATTTCATTTATCACAGCAGTTGTTACAGTATTATTAATTTTCTTTTATAAAGAATTATTCTTTTTATCTTTTGATGAGGAACAAGCGATCGTTTCTGGTATTAATAAGAAGCTGGTTCATTTAGTTTTCATTATTATGGTAGCTCTGGTAATTGCTTCCTCAATGAGAATTGTTGGTATCCTTCTTGTTTCTTCGCTTATGACATTACCTGTTGCAGCGAGTATGCGAATTGCAAAAGGCTTTAAGCAAATGTTTGTATATTCTATCCTATTTGGTGAATTATCAGTTATTATAGGATTAATCAGTGCTTACCACCTTGATTTAGCACCTGGAGGGACAATTGTTGTAACTGCTGTTATTATTTTAATTATAGCTATCATTTGGAAGAAGTTTCGTAAATAG
- a CDS encoding Fur family transcriptional regulator gives MDVTKALLLLKEKGYKHTGKREQMLQLFSDQKRYIAAKDVLEAMQGDYPGLSFDTIYRNLSTFVDLGILEMTELDGEKKFRFSCAIDGHHHHVICLSCGKTKHVHLCPMDDFSDTKDFKIVGHKFEVYGYCSECI, from the coding sequence ATGGATGTAACGAAGGCATTATTGCTTTTAAAAGAAAAAGGGTACAAGCATACGGGGAAAAGAGAACAAATGCTTCAACTGTTTTCCGATCAAAAAAGATACATTGCAGCGAAGGATGTTTTAGAAGCAATGCAGGGTGACTATCCAGGATTATCGTTTGATACCATTTATAGGAATTTATCTACTTTCGTGGATTTAGGAATATTAGAAATGACAGAATTAGATGGTGAGAAAAAATTCAGGTTTAGTTGTGCCATTGATGGTCATCATCATCATGTGATTTGTTTATCATGTGGCAAAACAAAACACGTTCACCTTTGTCCAATGGATGATTTTAGCGATACGAAGGATTTTAAGATAGTTGGACATAAATTTGAAGTTTATGGTTATTGTAGTGAATGTATATAA